A stretch of DNA from Triticum dicoccoides isolate Atlit2015 ecotype Zavitan chromosome 2A, WEW_v2.0, whole genome shotgun sequence:
TGATTTTAGACTATTTAGAGCATTTAATATTCATTTTAGATCCATTCAGTTATGATGTATGAAATTTCCAATGCATTTCCATATGAATTTTTTGATAGAATTCAAGAGTAACCTATTTCACTCGCATTTCATTTATTAGGTACATTCTGCATAAATTTTAGTGCCATTTCATACAGGTACTAAACAACGTCCACATACACACATCTCTACATACATCCCTCCTCACTATCGAAAACCGAACAACGGTTATTGGCTTTTTATTTACCTTTTTCAAAATTTCAAAGATACTAGACATGCATTTCACAATAAAACAATAATTACATTTGGTAAAATTATCGGTGTATATTTATCACAAAACTCATTGGACTAATATAAGTTTTAAGACTCACGAAAAGTTGAAGCGGCAAAGACACACTCTCAAATTATCAATAAAATCGACATATTTGGGCGATGTTTCAAATTTGTCCCATGGGAAATACAGATATCGACTTCCTTAACTCTTGTACACATGAAGAAACTAAACGAAAACAAAACACAACATCGCACATGACTTCATGCTATAAAATCCGAGAGAAATTGAATCCAAGGAAAAAGCACATACTACTTGGTGAACCACACATACATTTTCCGCATCATTCTAATTAGGATATTCTGCTGCCAGTTTAGCGAGGCTTTGAGATGGTGGAACCGGATGTTGTGACTGGACCGTTGTGGAGTGCCGCGTCCTCCTACGCCTAGCCCATCTCGCATCCTTGCGCTGCCATTGAGGTGCACCGCATCATCCTAGGCCCAACCCCGCCCACACCTCCTCGCACTGCCGTTGAGGAGTGCTGCATCATATTAAGCTCAGTCCCTCCCACCTCCTCGCGCTACTTTGTGCAATGACACATCATCCTAGGCCCAACCCCTCCCGCTTCCTCGTGCCGCCACCAAACTTCACCATGTGCTACCACACCCCCAATCATGGAAAGCCACACACTGGGGAGTCGTAGAGGAACGAGCCACCGCTTCCATCATGTCTTTAGGTAGCACTGCTCAACACTAAGTTCACACCGTAGTATACTCTCTCGTTAATGCATTGAGAAAATGAGGGGTGGGTCCACTAGACGAGTATATATATTTTGCTTTCAATGGGCCCCATGTATTCTAGAACAAATCATTACACCACAATGTCACACATAAATCTCCACAAGGCAAGCTACAACAGATTCATGTTGGTGTACATGTTATTCTTTTCTAAAAAGATCTAGTATTGATAACCAACCACCAAGTTGAGTAACTATAGCACCCTCCCCCCTCACCCCGCCCAAGCAGGTTAAAGACAACATCATGTTGCCCAATTTAGCACAATACTCTTCATTCGAATGTCACATGTGAGTTAACAGGCCAATGTTACACAATATTTTCTTTGTGTGCTGGCGCCGATGTCCTGGGAGGCTACCGAGTGAGAGCAAGAGAGAAGGCACCATGGGTAGTGCACATGGCTATCAGAAGTTTCTCCACATCACTTAATATCATGTTCGGGGTTCCACCCAATGTCATTGGTGTGAAAAATCCTAATTGGAAAGGGGGAGGGGGAAATATTTTGTGTGGCTGGAGTGGGAAGGTGAAGGAGTTACTACCGGACCTGGCCAAAAGATGTTACACCACACATTGGGCATTCCTATTAACCACCTTATGTATTCCCCAACAAATTACTACACCACAGTCTCATGCACAAATCTCCATGAAGCAACCTACGACGAGTTTGTGTTGTCGAACACGTTAGGAACAAAATATCAAAAGGGGTAGTACTAATAGGTATCCCTACCCCAAAGAGGTCAAGGCCAACATTGCATTACCCAATGTAACACAACATTCTTCATTCGAATTTTACCTGTGAGTTAATAGGTCAACAGTACACAATATATCCTTTGGGTGCTGGTGTCAATGTCCGGGGAGGCTTCTGAGTGAGAGCAAGAGAGAAGATATTAGGGATAGTGCTACCAATGGCTACCGGAAGTTTCTGTACATCACTTGGTATAAATTCGAGGGTTCCATCCGATATCATGGGTGTGAAAATCCTAAGTGCGGAAGGGGGGAGGGGCCGTATTTTATGCGTGGAGTTATGACTAGCGCAAACCGACACCTATATTTGTCGTTTGCAAATTGATGTAGTCAGTGTGGCCACAATCACCAACAATACGAACAAATAGCAAGGACAGGGGACGACAAATAAGTCTTAGTTAACCGATAGGAGAGGAGACAATGGTGGGTTTCTACAATTGGCTTACCGAGTTTACGCAACATGAAATTGTGCACTTTGTAGCACTTGAGCTCATCTCTTGGGGGACGGCTAGGGAGTATTGTTGAACCTAGCCAAAAGATGTTATTTATGGTCTTAGACAAATGGCTCGTGTAGGCACCCAAACATGCCCTTGCTCAAGATGGCCCACCACACCAAGGGCTACATGAACACCCACCATCTGCACAACCCATCTTATCACATTAGATCCTCCATGCCACCACAAAACGAGATGGATATCCTAGTCCCTCACACAAAGTCTCCTTTCCAAGGGGAGGAAGGGTCAACAATTTAGCTTTTCGTGAGGGAGTCTTGTTGAAGACTCAATGTCCAAATACCCAGACATCTTCATTATCTTTACAACAAACACAAATGTGTACGAGACAAAATAGACAACTCACCCAATGCTAATCACCGCATCCCCTagagctatatatacccacggcaaCGCAAACACAGATCACACATCTCCATACACCTTAACAATGCATGGTTTGTAGTACCAAATATTCCCCCATCCTCAACATTCATTAACAACCATATCCTAGCTTCATATATTGCCCAGAGCTTTTAGTCTAAATCATCCCATCCTCTATCATTCTTTCACGGCCATGCCTTAACTCCATATATTGTCCATAGTTTTTAGTCTAAATCATCCCCCATATCCTCAACATTCTTTCAAAACCATGGCCTAGCAACACATGATGTCCATGAGTTCCTAGTTTTTCATCAGTATTGTTCATCTGTTGGAGAGTTTGTTGTGCTTGATTAAGGATGACAACCATGGAAATGGACATGTATAAAATGGTGGTGCAGGAGAACGGCGAGGTCACATACCAGCTGACCGACCCGACGACATGGGGCGCGTGGGCGCACGAGGGACACCGATTGTGGGCGTCCATGCCAGAAGACTTCTGGCTATACGAGTACAAGGTGCGGATGTGCCCGCAGCCATACAGCCACGACTGGACGGCGTGCCCCTACGCGCACAAGGACGAACGCGCACGCCGCCGCGACCCGCGTCGCTTCAACTACATCTCCATCTCCTGCCCGGAGTACCGCGCCAATGCGCGTGCGCATGCGCAGCTCCGGCTTGCCGGTGCCGGGCACCCGCCGCCGACCTGCGCGCGCGGCCTCAGGTGCCGCTACGCGCATGGCGTATTCGAGCTGTGGCTGCACCCATCCCGGTTCCGCACACGCAAGTGTGATGCAGGCACGCGCTGCCAGCGCCAGATCTGCTTCTTTGCGCACTTCACCCGCGAGCTCAGGGTCGAGGACCCCATCGCCGCCTCCACCGCTGCAGCGGTGCCGTCTTCGTCCTTTGCCATGCCGCGGACGCCACCCCACATCCTCCAGTGCGCTCCTACCACTTCGGTGACGCGTCCGCAGGATGTTCCAGCTCCACAGCTGTTCGACGACATCACCCTGCAGGCCACTCCAAACAGGCTTCGCATGCTGAGCCTATACTATGCCATCACTGGGGACGATGTTTTCTCCTCCCCCATCGccactgccaccgccgccgccgtcgccgctgctACGACCACCATGCCGACCATGAGGGTGCCCTTACTGGCgtacaaggaggaggaggacgctAAATCCGTCCACTATGCGAACTACGAAGACTCCCTGCTGAACGACTACCCACACCGAGATCTCATCATGGACTTTATGCGCTAGGTATCCGAGGTATGACAAGGAATAAATCTCTGGATGGCAGGCCATGTCAATCCTGGAGCTCACCTGCAAAAAAGAGTCAATCCTAGAGCTAGTGTCATTGTGCGCATGACGGCTGCGACAGCGCGTGCATGCGTGTCTGTTGTGTCCGCGTTCAAGCAGTGGGTCCAAAAAGCCGTGTGCATGGTTCTTATTACATATTTATAATTTGCATGTCATGCATGGGCGCCAAGTGGCGGTAGTCGGTCCCTAGGAACGTCCCTATATGTGTATAGCGTACATGGTCATAAATAAGTGCCGTCTCCATGTGGAGATATATATATCCGATGGAGACTTACAATGCTATTGTTGATTATTGTAGTGTTATGTTATTGTTTTATCCGTCAGGCAAATGTGTAATGTTTCCCTAAGCACTTATTAACTTATATACAATTGTTTTGCGAACTAGATGCCTCCTCGGTTCCTTTTAGTTTGTCTGATAACTAAGGTGTATTTTTATCTGCATAAGGAATATCATGATGTTAGAAATGTGATTCATACGTGCCGCTTTGTCTGGTTGTGTTATGAgatactagcaaaaaggcccgtgcgttgcaacgggagaaaaaaaattcagTCATATCTTCAGCTGGGTCAGTTAGACAAACTATGTGTGGCCGGTTGGCAGGTTATGACTCGACAATTTTATTTTTCTCCGACATGGCCCACAGTGCGCCGTCATATGGGCTTCCTCTGTTGGGTCAAAACGGGTGGCAAGTAACGAAACCAAATAGCTTACGTGAAATTAATTAAAGCAGGACCAAACGAAacgggacgaaaccaagaatatcaccacCTTTTAATAGTATGTATATCTATATGTATAGATGTATAGATAAGGAGCATGTATATGTTCAAGTGTTGTTATGTTAATAGGCAAAATGCCGGCATGGTTGTAGCCACAATAAGTAAAGACAAAAGAAGTTGGATTTTTTTTGTTAGTGGATATACAGCTTGGAGATCACTGCGGTGACATAAATTCTCCGATCCGGTCTGAGGAAGCACCGAGAATACTCAAACAAGAAGCCTTGGCCGCATGTTGCTGCAATCCAAAACCTCTAGTATAGTACTCCCTATTATTGATCTATACGCTTTTACTTTTGTTATCGGCAGATGCTTGAGACAAAGAGTATCGAGGCATGCACTCGTACGGAAATACCATTTTAAACTTGCGTTGAGATTCAGGTCTTTTTTAACGGGGTTATGGAAGCATTTTTCTTTTCTTGGTACATTTTCCTTTTGCTAATTCCAGGAGTACGACTGGATCAACTGGTCTACTTAATTGATGGGCTTAATTGATGGGGATGCAATCTAAATTGAGGGCATTTCTGATTAAGACTGCAAATTCTGTCTGTTACACACCAGCAAATATGCATATACTAGAGGCTATGTGCGTTTTGTTGCGTTGTTCTTCACTCATGGGATTAATTCTTCTTTCTCTAGTTGATTATTATGGTCGGTTGTTTCATTTTGGTTTTATCTACAGTGGGTTGGCTTTTAATTATTTTTCATTTGTATATCTTGTTGGGTCGTCGTTGTAAACGATATTTGTTTTGAGAGGAGACTAAAGTTGCTAGGTTTGTCGTGTAGGGTCCTTGCATGTTCCGGCCTTAGTGTCAGCCATTGATGGTTGTGTGACTTGGGAGCTCTAACACTCACATGGGACGGCCCATGAAGCTCCCACTCGCTCAACTCGGCTCCTTGCTCCACTCAGTTATTTAGTTTTTATTTTAGTTCACTTCTCTGCTAGCTCATAAGAAAAACCAGCTATCATATATTTTTATTTCAAGAGGTTCATTAAATCAAAGTAAGTTCATGTACCTTAAAAATGTTGTGGATTACAAAAAAACgatttttaaaaatgttcttgaATTACAAAATATTCGTGGATTTCAAACAATGATCACAAATTCAAAAGCTTAATGAATTAAATTTTTTTTCACAAACTTATGAATTTCAAACAATGAATTACAAAATGCGAACATTTGTTGAAAATCTGAAATGTTCCAAACTTAGGAACATTATGAAAACAGAaccatttttaaaaaaattgagaaCATTTTATGAAAACACTAACATT
This window harbors:
- the LOC119358999 gene encoding zinc finger CCCH domain-containing protein 10-like; the encoded protein is MTTMEMDMYKMVVQENGEVTYQLTDPTTWGAWAHEGHRLWASMPEDFWLYEYKVRMCPQPYSHDWTACPYAHKDERARRRDPRRFNYISISCPEYRANARAHAQLRLAGAGHPPPTCARGLRCRYAHGVFELWLHPSRFRTRKCDAGTRCQRQICFFAHFTRELRVEDPIAASTAAAVPSSSFAMPRTPPHILQCAPTTSVTRPQDVPAPQLFDDITLQATPNRLRMLSLYYAITGDDVFSSPIATATAAAVAAATTTMPTMRVPLLAYKEEEDAKSVHYANYEDSLLNDYPHRDLIMDFMR